GGCCAGACGAACTACGCATTGAAGAAGGGTTTAGCAAAGATACCTTAAAATTACTTAAAACTAAGGGTCACAAGATCAAGCTTAAATCATCAATGGGTAGTACCCAAACAATTATGCCAACAGAGAATGGCGTATATGGTGCCTCTGATCCACGACGCCCTGCTGCGTTGAGTAAAGGACACTAAATTACTCAGTTTCTAATCAATAGAAATAAATAAAAAACGCCCACCATATCAATGGTGGGCGTTTTTATTTTGGTCAACAGTTTTAATCAACAATAGACTATTTTTAATAGCACATATTGCTACATTGACACCTTACCGCGAATATTACTAGTGTTCACACCACCACTACCCGCTTCTTCAATCGTTAAGCTGCCAGCGTCTGATACATTAATACTGCCACTGCCATCTGAAATTGATACGTGACCGTTGATGCGGTTAATGTCGATATCACCACTGCCGTCATCAACACGAACGTTTCCAGATACGTCGTCGACATGAACGCTACCGCTGCCATCGCGCACTGTGACATTGCCACCGACGTGGAATGCTTCAATATCACCACTGCCATCGTTGATTGATAAGTTTCCACCAACCTTAGTTAGATCGATGCTACCGCTACCATCGTTAATCGAGACATTTTCGGCAATGTCTTTAAGTTCAATATCGCCGCTGCCATCATTCACTGATAATTTACCGCCGATAGAGGCTAAGTGCATGCTGCCACTGCCGTCGTTTACTGATAAATCGCCATTGATGTTGTCTACCTGAAGATCGCCACTGCCATCGTTTACATCCAGCGATAAACGACTAGGTACTCGAACAACTAAATCAATGTAAGCGTGGCTATTTTTAAACATACCAGAATTAGTATCAGCCACGAGTTTTGCAGTATCACCGCTCTTATCTAATGTTAGTTTGTAGTCATTACCGTTTTCGCTACCAATAACGGCATCGACGGTGATTTTTGACACATTGTTGTCACCGATGATTTTTAAACTGCCGCGTCCAGCGTGAACATCGAACTCTTTAATCGATGACAGATCTTCTAACACCAACTGGCGTTTAGTTTCATTAAGATCTTTGTGATTGTATTCATGGGCACCGACGGCAATAACACAACCATTGAGTAATAAGGCACTTGTTGCAACTGCGAGGGCTAATTTTTTCATGTTCAATATTCCATTTATTTGTTGTAGTAATGATGCGTGCTAATAGCAACCATTAGGCCAGAATTTAAAACTGTTTTAATTCAACACTTTAATTTCGAACCCATAACTTCTTATCAGAATAAATAGCGAATTTAACGCACAATGAGTCAACTTAGCCAACGGGCAATACAGAATCATTAACACGGCGATTTACCGCTTTAATGAATACATTTAAGCCGACAAAAATAACACAACACACTATCACCATGGTGGCACTAATAGGCGCGAATAACATTGGCGCCTGCATCATCGTAGTCATTAATGAATCTTGGTAGTAGAAAAACCAATCGTTTTCTGCGGGAAATGCCACTTCGTGCAGCCAATAGAACACCGTTTTAAAGCCAATTAGCCAACAAATAGCAATCAGTGACAATACAAAGGTAATTAGCTGAACAAGTTGCATTTTAATGGTGACAAATGGACTAACCTTACGTATTTTGTACACAACGCTAATCATTAAGGCAGTCATGATGACGCCACCAGCAACAAACAAATTATCAAGCAAATTGGCAACATCTTGTAAATGCCGTACTTCAGCATCACGTAGCAATGGCACATGCTGTCCATTGTACGGATAACTAATAGTCGCTAGCCCTTCCCCACCGTTATTGATAGCGGTAACAATTTGTGAAAAATACTCAAAGTGCTGCGGCATAGACGTAGTGGCAAAGCCTTCTTTAAATCGATTTTGCGGCCCGAATTCATTAATCGTTTGGCCAATGTCTAACCACTGATAAAACGTAGGATAAAAGAAATCGACAGCACTAAGCAGCCACCAAGTAATGAGCAATGCTGTCAGTAGCATCCCCAAACTGTATAAGGTATTGGTAATAAAAAAGATAAATGGGTTATTTTTCATGGCTTAATCGAATCTCATTCTCTGTTAGCTCATCATAAACCATGTCAAATCAAACATATAGCTCAATATTGTTAAACAACCTATTAGAAGTCATATGGAAACAATAACATCACAAAGAGGTTATTAATTAAATTATAGATTGAAGTTAGACTAGTCTCATCTGAATTAATTACAACCCATTGCCCAAGTGCAATGGCAGGAGAAGAATATGAAAATTATCGCCTTTGCCGCAAGTAACAGTTCACAATCAATCAACAAACAATTAGCGGCTTATACTGCTGGGTTAGTCGACAACGCGGAAGTGGAAGTACTAGATCTCAACGATTTTGAGATGCCTATTTTTAGTGAAGATCGTGAGAAGGAAGTTGGACATCATCCGTTAGCCATCGCTTTTTATGACAAGCTGTCGAGTGCTGACGCCATTATTATTGGTTTCGCCGAACACAACGGCTCTTACAGCGCAGCTTATAAAAATACATTTGACTGGACCTCACGCTACAATCGCGAAGTGTATCAAAACAAACCAATGGTACTTTTGGCCACTTCACCGGGCCCAGGCGGTGCAGTAAATGTGCTTAAACAAGCGACAGATAGCATGCCATTTTTCGCGGGTAACGTTGTAGCAAGCGTTTCAGTACCGAGTTTCTACGACAACTTCCAAGATGGTGAGATTGTTAATGCGTCAATTAAAGATCAGTTAGTTACGGCGACTTCACAGCTGTAGCACCACTAGACTTTAGTCGCAATCCCATTTTGAAATAATCCAATAAACTGGTTAATTATCATTAAGATAATTAACTAGTTTATTTTAGGTGATTAACGATATTGCCGCTCAATCATTGAGCAAAATAACCTTTCCTTGTTAGTATTAGCGTACCTTGGCATAGTGATAATTTAGTTGTAATCGCTTTGCAAGTTTTAAAGGAAAGCACAGGATCAATTTAGTGCTTCAATACTAACTACTACATAGCTCAATGCCAATTGATCTAACACAACAAAAGGGATGTCAGTTTGTGCTTCA
This DNA window, taken from Psychrobium sp. MM17-31, encodes the following:
- a CDS encoding DUF1461 domain-containing protein produces the protein MKNNPFIFFITNTLYSLGMLLTALLITWWLLSAVDFFYPTFYQWLDIGQTINEFGPQNRFKEGFATTSMPQHFEYFSQIVTAINNGGEGLATISYPYNGQHVPLLRDAEVRHLQDVANLLDNLFVAGGVIMTALMISVVYKIRKVSPFVTIKMQLVQLITFVLSLIAICWLIGFKTVFYWLHEVAFPAENDWFFYYQDSLMTTMMQAPMLFAPISATMVIVCCVIFVGLNVFIKAVNRRVNDSVLPVG
- a CDS encoding NAD(P)H-dependent oxidoreductase; protein product: MKIIAFAASNSSQSINKQLAAYTAGLVDNAEVEVLDLNDFEMPIFSEDREKEVGHHPLAIAFYDKLSSADAIIIGFAEHNGSYSAAYKNTFDWTSRYNREVYQNKPMVLLATSPGPGGAVNVLKQATDSMPFFAGNVVASVSVPSFYDNFQDGEIVNASIKDQLVTATSQL
- a CDS encoding DUF4097 domain-containing protein yields the protein MKKLALAVATSALLLNGCVIAVGAHEYNHKDLNETKRQLVLEDLSSIKEFDVHAGRGSLKIIGDNNVSKITVDAVIGSENGNDYKLTLDKSGDTAKLVADTNSGMFKNSHAYIDLVVRVPSRLSLDVNDGSGDLQVDNINGDLSVNDGSGSMHLASIGGKLSVNDGSGDIELKDIAENVSINDGSGSIDLTKVGGNLSINDGSGDIEAFHVGGNVTVRDGSGSVHVDDVSGNVRVDDGSGDIDINRINGHVSISDGSGSINVSDAGSLTIEEAGSGGVNTSNIRGKVSM